In the Mytilus galloprovincialis chromosome 10, xbMytGall1.hap1.1, whole genome shotgun sequence genome, one interval contains:
- the LOC143049311 gene encoding cystatin-A2-like → MKIAIVFCLLAAVVTVQAAYSSMRKADSKVKALAVKVEGEVESAMGTQYHGFIIISYREEVSRRGTKYLLKVKTKKVYLHVKAFVSTSGTVSAVKAVLKKKNDRLEDF, encoded by the exons ATGAAGATCGCTATTGTATTCTGTCTCTTGGCTGCTGTTGTGACTGTTCAGGCAGCATATTCTTCCATGAGGAAAGCAGATTCCAAAGTCAAAGCATTGGCTGTTAAA gtAGAAGGTGAAGTAGAGAGTGCGATGGGAACTCAGTACCACGGCTTCATAATTATTTCCTACAGAGAAGAGGTATCTCGAAGAGGAACAAAGTATTTGCTTAAG GTAAAGACAAAAAAAGTATACTTGCATGTAAAAGCCTTTGTGAGCACGAGCGGTACTGTTTCGGCAGTTAAAGCGGTTCTAAAGAAGAAAAATGATCGTTTAGAAGATTTCTAA